The Marivirga tractuosa DSM 4126 genome contains the following window.
CATCAAAGGAAGCCTTCGCTAAATTGTCAATATTTTTGAAATGAGCTCCAAGTTTTTCGGCCACGGTTTTCCCAACAAAGCGAATGCCTAGTCCAAACAGTATATTCTCAAATGGGATTTGCTTAGATTCCTCAATTCCCTTTAGTAGGTTTTGGGTACTTAAATCCTTAAAGCCTTCTAATTCAAAAACATCCTCATATTTCAAATCATAAAGATCAGCTACATTCTTAACCAATCCTTTTTCATACAATAAATGAATAGTGCGCTCGCCCATAGAATCAATATCAGCAGCTTTTCGCTGAATATAATGTTCGATTGAGCCTTTGATTTGTGGTGGACAGCCCTTTTTATTAGGACAATAATGAACCGCTTCTCCTTCAGCTCTTACCAATTCAGTTCCACATTCTGGGCATTCCTGAATATATTCAACTTCATTACTTCCTAAATCTCTTTTGGTCAAATCCACTCCGGTGATTTTCGGAATAATTTCTCCGCCTTTTTCAACATGCACAGTATCCCCAACTCTTAAATCCAGTCGAGCAATTTCATTGGCGTTATGAAGAGAAGCTCTTTTTACGGTTGTTCCAGCCAAAGAAACGGGTTCCAGATTGGCAACAGGAGTTACTGCTCCTGTTCTTCCTACCTGATAAGTAATCTCCTTTAAAATTGTTGTAGAACTTTCTGCTTTGTATTTGTAAGCAATTGCCCAGCGTGGACTTTTAGCAGTGAATCCTAATTGTTCCTGTTGTCCCAGACTATTGACTTTTATGACGATTCCATCCGTATCCACTGGCAATGAATGTCTTTTTTCTTCCCATTCATTAATGAAATTGAATACTTCATTTATATTTTTGCATTTTTTATAGGTCTGAGAGACATTAAAGCCAAATTTCTCCAATTGCTTAATGCCTTCTTCATGGGAATCTATAGGCAAATCTTCACCAGCATAAGAATATAAAAAGCAATCCAATTTCCTTTTGGCAACAACTCCAGAATCCTGCATTTTCAAGGTTCCGGAAGCCGCATTTCTTGGGTTTGCCAATAAGGCTTCTCCATTTTCTTCTCTTTCTCTATTGATTTCATTGAAAGCTTCGCGGGGTAAAAAGACTTCTCCACGAGCTTCAAAATACTCAGGGAATTGCTCACCTCTCACTTTCAGGGGAATAGTTCGGATGGTTTTGGCATTATTGGTAATATCATCTCCTTTACTTCCATCTCCACGGGTTACTCCTCGAATTAATTTACCGTTTTCATAATGCAAACTTATAGCTACACCATCAAATTTCAATTCACAAAAATACTCATAACTTTCTTCACCTAAACCTCTTTTTACCCTACCGTCAAAATCATCCAATTCCTCTTTGGAGTATGTATTACCTAATGAAAGCATTGGAATTTTATGCTCTACCGTTTCGAAATTTTTGGTGATATCACCTCCTACTCGCTGGCTTGGAGAATCGGAAGTTTTCAAATCAGGAAACTTCTCCTCCAATTCGATGAGCTCCTTTAACATCATATCAAACTCATAATCAGAAATTTCAGAAACACTTTCCTGATAGTATTTATAGTTATAATAATGAAGCTTTTCACTTAACTCCTGAATCTTTTGTTCGGCTGCTTTCTTTTCCATTTTTCGCTTAAAGGCTTAAATCACAAATCTAATGATTTGCCTATTTGTTTGGCTAAAAAAGATGAAAATTATGTATCGAGTATTAAGTATCTGGTATCTAGAATAAATTAAAGCATACAGCAAAGCAAACATTCAAAAAAACTTCTTATTTCGAGCTTCTAATTTCCAACTAAAATAGATAGTTAAAATTAACTTCAACACCTAAACACTCCAACACCTAAAAACCTCCACACTTGAACTACCACTCAACCCCTCCACTCCCCTTTAAATCCATTTCATCCTTTTCATTTGCAAAAAGCTTACTATTTTTGATTTTAAATCAATTTCTAAAATATGAAAAACCTATTATTTATACTTATTTTTCTAAGTACGAGCATTGTTTTTGCTCAAAAAGAAATTACCGTTTCCGATATTTATGAAAAAGGCACTTTCAGACAAGAATCGGTTTACAATGTAAATTGGATGAATGACGGAAAGTATTATTCTGCTCTGGATGACAATAAAGTCCAGAAAATTGATGTAGAAAACGGGAAGGTTGTAGAGACATTAGTAGATGGAGATAAACTAGATCCTGTACTAGACATTAAAAGCTATTCTTTCAGTAAGGATGAGCAAAAACTTTTATTGGCGACTGATGTAAATTATATCTATAGACGATCGTTCACGGCTCAGTATTATGTTTATAATTTAGAAGATGAAAGTTTAAAACCACTATCTGATGATCCTCAAATGTTCGCTACTTTCTCACCTGATGCCCAAAAAGTAGCTTATGTATTTGAAAACAATATCTACATTTTTGATTTGCAATCTGGCAGGACAACTCAAGTTACTTCAGATGGAAAAATCAATGAAAATATTAATGGAGGTTCGGATTGGGTTTATGAAGAAGAGTTTTATGTCACCAGAACTTTCTATTGGTCACCTAACAGCAAAAAATTGGCATATTACACTATGGATGAAAGCCATGTGAAAGAATACACATTACAGAAATGGAATGACGGACAGCTGTATCCTGAGAACTATGTTTACAAATACCCAAAAGCGGGAGAAGAAAATTCTCATGTCTGGATTTCAGTTTACGATTTAGCGTCTGAAGACACAAAAAAAATGGATATTGGCGAGGAAAAAGATCAATACATCCCTCGTGTTCAATGGACAAAAGATTCCAATCTATTGAGCATTATCAGAATGAACAGAAGACAGAATATTCTGGAAATTTTACATGCTAATGCCACTACCGGTGAAAGCAAAGTGGTTTTAAAAGA
Protein-coding sequences here:
- the ligA gene encoding NAD-dependent DNA ligase LigA gives rise to the protein MEKKAAEQKIQELSEKLHYYNYKYYQESVSEISDYEFDMMLKELIELEEKFPDLKTSDSPSQRVGGDITKNFETVEHKIPMLSLGNTYSKEELDDFDGRVKRGLGEESYEYFCELKFDGVAISLHYENGKLIRGVTRGDGSKGDDITNNAKTIRTIPLKVRGEQFPEYFEARGEVFLPREAFNEINREREENGEALLANPRNAASGTLKMQDSGVVAKRKLDCFLYSYAGEDLPIDSHEEGIKQLEKFGFNVSQTYKKCKNINEVFNFINEWEEKRHSLPVDTDGIVIKVNSLGQQEQLGFTAKSPRWAIAYKYKAESSTTILKEITYQVGRTGAVTPVANLEPVSLAGTTVKRASLHNANEIARLDLRVGDTVHVEKGGEIIPKITGVDLTKRDLGSNEVEYIQECPECGTELVRAEGEAVHYCPNKKGCPPQIKGSIEHYIQRKAADIDSMGERTIHLLYEKGLVKNVADLYDLKYEDVFELEGFKDLSTQNLLKGIEESKQIPFENILFGLGIRFVGKTVAEKLGAHFKNIDNLAKASFDELIEVPEIGERIAQSVVEYFHDEDNIKLIERLKSAGLQFEIQETVIEQKGNVLENKSLVVSGVFEHYGRDEIKEVIKQYGGKVVSAISGKVDILVAGENMGPAKLQKAEKLGVKIIDEVEFRSLIKEN